A single Lolium perenne isolate Kyuss_39 chromosome 6, Kyuss_2.0, whole genome shotgun sequence DNA region contains:
- the LOC127305166 gene encoding uncharacterized protein, which produces MGFMAGMLPGVEFARRRRLRAVGSSAEAPCAGTSRRTSLGTYTAGNGHGHAAAGFPKRSGVCEEMLAMQLDSNAREAKERLDQKLRSQRESVVKRRHSTGSLRLPVPSSTLRDAGNHKHPGKDATAAATVLQREVFTKKEGGRMFSWGLRKASPPPTDQAECAVCLEEFRAGDVLAHLPCSHRFHWDCAVPWVQAASRCPFCRAAVRLAAD; this is translated from the exons ATGGGCTTCATGGCCGGGATGCTGCCCGGCGTCGAGTTCGCGAGGAGGCGGCGGCTCCGGGCGGTCGGGTCGTCGGCGGAGGCGCCGTGTGCCGGCACGTCGCGGCGGACGTCGCTAGGCACGTACACGGCCGGCAACGGGCATGGCCACGCTGCAGCAGGGTTCCCCAAG AGGAGCGGCGTGTGCGAGGAGATGTTGGCGATGCAGCTGGATAGCAACGCCAGggaggccaaggagaggctggaTCAGAAGCTCAGGAGCCAGAGGGAATCTGTGGTCAAGAG GCGTCACAGCACGGGAAGCCTCCGGCTCCCGGTCCCGTCGAGCACTCTGAGAGACGCCGGCAACCACAAGCACCCGGGAAAggatgcgacggcggcggcgaccgtgCTGCAGCGGGAGGTGTTCACGAAGAAAGAAGGCGGCCGGATGTTCAGCTGGGGCCTGCGGAAGGCGTCGCCACCGCCGACGGATCAGGCGGAGTGCGCGGTGTGCCTGGAGGAGTTCCGGGCGGGCGACGTGCTGGCGCACCTGCCCTGCTCCCACCGCTTCCACTGGGACTGCGCCGTGCCCTGGGTCCAGGCCGCCTCCCGCTGCCCCTTCTGCCGCGCCGCCGTCCGCCTCGCCGCCGACTGA